The following are encoded together in the Panicum virgatum strain AP13 chromosome 6K, P.virgatum_v5, whole genome shotgun sequence genome:
- the LOC120713777 gene encoding myb-related protein Zm38-like produces the protein MGRSPCCEKAHTNKGAWTKEEDDRLVAYIRAHGEGCWRSLPKAAGLLRCGKSCRLRWINYLRPDLKRGNFTADEDDLIVKLHSLLGNKWSLIAARLPGRTDNEIKNYWNTHIKRKLLSRGIDPVTHRPIADAARNVTISFQPDAPSQQQLSDEAEAPPPPPPQQQQQLKPPPRCPDLNLDLCISPPCHKEEEDQELVKPAAVKREMLQAGHGTLGLCFGCSLGLQKGAAGCTCSSNSHFLGLRVGMLLDFRGLEMK, from the coding sequence ATGGGGCGGTCGCCGTGCTGCGAGAAGGCGCACACGAACAAGGGCGCCTGGACCAAGGAGGAGGACGACCGCCTCGTCGCCTACATCCGGGCGCACGGCGAGGGGTGCTGGCGCTCCCTCCCCAAGGCCGCGGGCCTGCTGCGCTGCGGCAAGAGCTGCCGCCTGCGCTGGATCAACTACCTCCGCCCGGACCTCAAGCGCGGCAACTtcaccgccgacgaggacgaccTCATCGTCAAGCTCCACAGCCTCCTCGGCAACAAGTGGTCGCTCATCGCCGCGCGCCTCCCCGGCCGCACCGACAACGAGATCAAGAACTACTGGAACACGCACATCAAGCGCAAGCTCCTCAGCCGCGGCATCGACCCCGTCACACACCGCCCCATCGCCGACGCAGCCAGAAACGTCACCATCTCCTTCCAGCCCGACGCGCCGTCGCAGCAGCAGCTCAGCGACGAagccgaggcgccgccgccgccgccgccgcagcagcagcagcagctcaagccGCCGCCCAGGTGCCCCGACCTCAATCTCGACCTCTGCATCAGCCCGCCCTGCCACAAGGAAGAAGAGGACCAGGAGCTCGTCAAGCCCGCCGCCGTCAAGCGCGAGATGCTGCAGGCCGGCCACGGCACTCTAGGACTCTGCTTCGGCTGCAGCCTGGGCCTCCAGAAGGGCGCCGCCGGGTGCAcctgcagcagcaacagccacTTCCTGGGGCTCAGGGTCGGCATGCTCCTCGACTTCAGAGGCCTCGAGATGAAGTGA